A genome region from Acidimicrobiales bacterium includes the following:
- a CDS encoding glycosyltransferase: MRSLAVLSMHTSPLAQPGTGDGGGMNVYVRELSAALARTGVECDVYTRAWSDVLPATVRVEPGLRVHHVPAGALGPLPKEALPGVVDEFTDGVLARMTAGSPGWAGVPDAIHANYWLSGMAGHVLKHELGLPLVSTFHTLDRVRAEASPEDVGAAEPARRAEAEARVIGCSDAVLASCSVEAEQISELYCGEPSRIEIVPPGVDHAFFSPGHRPQARRALGLPEDRPVLLFVGRIQPLKGASLAVETLARLARREGLRGAVLVVVGGPSGPRGEDELTRLHTLVDELGLGASVRFVPPQRHEMLSTYYRSADVCLVPSRSESFGLVALEAAACGTPVVASAVGGLRTLVDHGRTGFLVEGGDPDKFARFVADLLADTPGAIGMAANAAARARVYTWSGAAARLRGLYAELTDRQLVDCL, encoded by the coding sequence ATGCGAAGCCTGGCCGTGTTGTCCATGCACACCTCCCCGCTGGCCCAGCCGGGCACAGGCGACGGCGGTGGGATGAACGTCTACGTGCGCGAGCTCTCGGCTGCCCTGGCCCGCACGGGCGTCGAGTGCGACGTCTACACGAGGGCCTGGTCGGACGTGCTGCCGGCGACGGTGCGGGTCGAGCCCGGCCTGCGGGTGCATCACGTGCCCGCCGGGGCGCTGGGCCCTCTGCCCAAGGAGGCCCTGCCCGGTGTGGTGGACGAGTTCACCGATGGCGTGCTCGCTCGGATGACGGCCGGATCGCCAGGCTGGGCCGGAGTCCCCGACGCCATCCACGCCAACTACTGGCTGTCGGGCATGGCCGGTCACGTCCTCAAGCACGAGCTCGGGCTCCCCCTGGTGTCCACGTTCCACACGCTCGACCGGGTACGGGCCGAGGCCAGCCCCGAGGACGTCGGTGCGGCGGAACCCGCCCGCCGGGCCGAGGCCGAGGCGCGCGTGATCGGCTGCTCCGACGCCGTGCTGGCCTCTTGCTCGGTCGAGGCCGAGCAGATCTCCGAGCTGTATTGCGGCGAGCCGTCGCGGATCGAGATCGTCCCCCCGGGAGTGGACCACGCCTTTTTCTCGCCAGGCCACCGGCCCCAGGCCCGCCGGGCGCTGGGACTACCCGAGGACCGGCCGGTGCTGCTGTTCGTAGGGCGAATCCAACCGCTCAAGGGGGCCAGCCTGGCGGTGGAGACCCTGGCCCGGCTGGCCCGGCGCGAGGGCCTGCGCGGCGCCGTGCTCGTCGTCGTCGGCGGCCCCAGCGGACCCCGGGGGGAAGACGAGCTGACACGGCTGCACACCCTCGTCGACGAGCTCGGCCTCGGAGCCAGCGTCCGGTTCGTGCCTCCCCAACGACACGAGATGCTGTCCACCTACTACCGATCGGCGGACGTCTGCCTGGTGCCGAGCCGCTCGGAGTCCTTCGGTCTGGTAGCCCTCGAGGCCGCGGCCTGTGGGACGCCGGTGGTGGCCTCGGCAGTGGGCGGGCTGCGGACGCTGGTCGACCACGGCCGCACCGGCTTCCTCGTCGAAGGTGGCGACCCCGACAAGTTCGCCCGGTTCGTCGCTGACCTCTTGGCCGACACGCCGGGGGCCATCGGGATGGCTGCGAATGCCGCCGCCCGAGCCCGGGTTTACACGTGGTCGGGAGCGGCGGCCCGGCTGCGCGGGCTCTACGCCGAGCTCACCGACCGCCAGCTGGTCGACTGCCTTTAG